The proteins below come from a single Microbacterium sp. SLBN-154 genomic window:
- a CDS encoding carbohydrate binding domain-containing protein — MPRHAPLLRASATAAAVALLLTGVSPAAHAAESTETFRDFESGTSDHIQWGSAGAGVQTIADAGTGSYPDSGPNTHVLSYGFDVTAAGAFGGVGFERAADMPALDWSAYDGVQFWMHGDGTASSIQVEIMDAAAADPGVSDRWDTVVPVGAGWNLVKLPWSAFAYASDYQDSGAPNDGTLDLDFVRGLLFPANAGAATVKMDAISLFSSDGPVAATVGFDRTATSVTEGETAVLPVSLSRAAEGPVTVEVVTADGTAIAGADYTAVAETLTIPAGTTSIDVEVATTADELVNGNRTLTVSLATPSGADLGVSTATITIRDDDAAPAAPLSLLTETVEDFEAELVLGDPAAVPPLGWFAAQGAGNVPSIERVADATRPGAAEGNDVLQLGFDTSSWAVVIDNFTDGTSWVPQDWSAYRGVGFWMQGTNSGAPMFVDLLDNRNPGSTVDDAERFSVQFVDDFTGWRFIELPFEDFARKNIGNGAPDDGLTLTEVHGFGIGVEQTSTPVTPVIRLDDIALVEYQQTVEDFEAELVLGDPAAVPPLGWFAAQGAGNVPSIERVADATRPGAAEGNDVLQLGFDTSSWAVVIDNFTDGTSWVPQDWSAYRGVGFWMQGTNSGAPMFVDLLDNRNPGSTVDDAERFSVQFVDDFTGWRFIELPFEDFARKNIGNGAPDDGLTLTEVHGFGIGVEQTSTPVTPVIRLDDLTLVGQSDANRPLQLNFARSTFIVAEGDTAAAELRLSRVSEEDVTVAYATEVAEYRTSTEDLPATADRDFVPTRGTVTIPAGEQSAVIEVATIDDDKAEVDETFVIRLSEPVGAELGMSTIGRVSITDTDVAPDGMLEDFESGAGLLRPTGEAEISTREIAAGDDGAYEGQSSFENVLDIEGTGGFARELEQSQDWSAREGLGFWYQGAGDGRTVTVGLDDGTAERVGPEGWELAWSDEFDAPAGTPADERWWTYETGGWGWGNDELQYYTDSTENAAHDGEGNMVITTRAVEDPAALGLECWYGPCEFTSARLITEGKVEALHGRIEARAQMPDGEPGIWPAIWSLGNDFRDVGWPQTGEIDVMEYVGKLPDEIFGTIHGPGYSGGNAYGQTYDFGEDLSNRWLTFAVEWEPEEIRWYVQLEDGEEILFHTATPEDVAPSEWVYEHAFTFLMNMAVGGNFGGPLGADLTFPQELKVDYLRVYQAPDDAERFRASFTDDVAGWRYVEVPFDAFERSDEQPAGAPDDGLQLTSVSGYRLSTDGAEAVAVDRLQVLTEITDPVPGVDPGPDPGPDPGTDPGAGQPGVPGAGAPGQPAAGEGPRGVLGATGVEGPWAAVAAGLTLLLAGLVLALRRFARRRDLGGSEV, encoded by the coding sequence TTGCCTCGCCATGCCCCCCTTCTTCGTGCGAGTGCCACGGCCGCCGCCGTGGCCCTTCTCCTCACCGGTGTCTCCCCCGCCGCCCATGCGGCGGAGTCCACCGAGACCTTCCGCGACTTCGAATCCGGAACCTCCGACCACATCCAGTGGGGATCGGCCGGAGCGGGGGTGCAGACCATCGCCGACGCCGGCACGGGGTCGTACCCCGATTCCGGGCCGAACACCCACGTACTCAGCTACGGCTTCGACGTGACCGCCGCCGGCGCGTTCGGCGGTGTCGGATTCGAGCGCGCCGCAGACATGCCGGCGCTCGACTGGTCGGCCTACGACGGCGTGCAGTTCTGGATGCACGGCGACGGGACCGCCTCGAGCATCCAGGTCGAGATCATGGATGCCGCCGCAGCCGACCCCGGCGTCTCCGACCGATGGGACACCGTCGTGCCGGTGGGCGCCGGCTGGAACCTCGTGAAGCTCCCATGGTCGGCGTTCGCCTACGCGTCGGACTACCAGGACTCTGGGGCTCCCAACGACGGCACGCTCGATCTCGACTTCGTGCGCGGTCTGCTGTTCCCGGCGAATGCGGGAGCGGCGACCGTGAAGATGGACGCCATCTCGCTGTTCTCCTCCGACGGACCGGTCGCCGCAACCGTCGGGTTCGACCGCACCGCGACGAGCGTCACCGAGGGTGAGACAGCCGTCCTCCCGGTCTCGCTCAGCCGCGCGGCCGAGGGTCCTGTGACCGTCGAGGTCGTCACCGCCGACGGCACCGCGATCGCGGGCGCCGACTACACCGCGGTCGCCGAGACGCTCACGATCCCCGCGGGGACCACGAGCATCGACGTCGAGGTGGCCACCACCGCCGACGAGCTCGTCAACGGCAACCGCACACTGACCGTGTCGCTCGCGACCCCGTCGGGTGCCGATCTCGGTGTCTCGACCGCGACGATCACCATCCGCGACGACGACGCCGCCCCCGCGGCGCCCCTCTCGCTCCTGACCGAGACGGTGGAGGATTTCGAGGCGGAGTTGGTGTTGGGGGATCCGGCGGCGGTGCCGCCGTTGGGGTGGTTCGCGGCGCAGGGTGCGGGGAATGTGCCCTCGATCGAGCGGGTGGCGGATGCGACGCGTCCGGGTGCTGCCGAGGGCAATGACGTGCTGCAGTTGGGCTTCGACACGTCGTCGTGGGCTGTGGTGATCGACAACTTCACCGATGGGACCTCGTGGGTGCCGCAGGACTGGTCGGCCTACCGAGGGGTGGGGTTCTGGATGCAGGGCACAAACTCGGGTGCGCCGATGTTCGTCGATCTGCTCGACAACCGCAACCCCGGTTCGACGGTGGATGACGCCGAGCGGTTCTCGGTGCAGTTCGTCGACGATTTCACCGGGTGGCGGTTCATCGAGCTGCCGTTCGAGGACTTCGCCCGCAAGAACATCGGCAACGGTGCGCCCGATGACGGCCTCACCCTGACCGAGGTGCACGGGTTCGGCATCGGCGTTGAGCAGACCTCCACACCCGTCACCCCCGTCATCCGACTCGACGACATCGCACTGGTGGAGTACCAGCAGACGGTGGAGGATTTCGAGGCGGAGTTGGTGTTGGGGGATCCGGCGGCGGTGCCGCCGTTGGGGTGGTTCGCGGCGCAGGGTGCGGGGAATGTGCCCTCGATCGAGCGGGTGGCGGATGCGACGCGTCCGGGTGCTGCCGAGGGCAATGACGTGCTGCAGTTGGGCTTCGACACGTCGTCGTGGGCTGTGGTGATCGACAACTTCACCGATGGGACCTCGTGGGTGCCGCAGGACTGGTCGGCCTACCGAGGGGTGGGGTTCTGGATGCAGGGCACGAACTCGGGTGCGCCGATGTTCGTCGATCTGCTCGACAACCGCAACCCCGGTTCGACGGTGGATGACGCCGAGCGGTTCTCGGTGCAGTTCGTCGACGATTTCACCGGGTGGCGGTTCATCGAGCTGCCGTTCGAGGACTTCGCCCGCAAGAACATCGGCAACGGTGCGCCCGATGACGGCCTCACCCTGACCGAGGTGCACGGGTTCGGCATCGGTGTTGAGCAGACCTCCACACCCGTGACCCCCGTCATCCGACTCGACGATCTGACCCTGGTCGGTCAGTCCGACGCCAACCGTCCGCTGCAGCTGAACTTCGCCCGCTCGACCTTCATCGTGGCAGAGGGTGACACCGCCGCGGCGGAGCTGCGGCTGTCGCGGGTGTCGGAGGAGGACGTGACGGTCGCGTACGCGACCGAGGTCGCCGAGTACCGCACCTCGACCGAGGACCTGCCGGCGACGGCGGACCGCGATTTCGTCCCGACCCGCGGCACGGTCACAATCCCGGCAGGTGAGCAGTCGGCCGTGATCGAGGTCGCGACGATCGACGACGACAAGGCCGAGGTCGACGAGACGTTCGTCATCCGCCTGTCCGAGCCCGTGGGAGCCGAGCTCGGGATGTCGACGATCGGACGGGTGAGCATCACCGACACCGACGTCGCCCCCGACGGCATGCTCGAGGACTTCGAGTCGGGCGCGGGTCTGCTGCGTCCCACCGGCGAAGCGGAGATCTCAACGCGCGAGATCGCCGCGGGCGACGACGGTGCCTATGAGGGCCAGTCGTCGTTCGAGAACGTGCTCGACATCGAGGGCACGGGCGGGTTCGCTCGCGAACTCGAGCAGTCGCAGGACTGGTCGGCCCGCGAGGGTCTCGGGTTCTGGTACCAGGGCGCCGGTGACGGGCGAACGGTGACGGTGGGCCTCGACGACGGCACGGCCGAGCGCGTCGGGCCCGAGGGCTGGGAGCTGGCGTGGTCGGACGAGTTCGACGCTCCGGCAGGGACGCCCGCAGACGAGCGCTGGTGGACCTACGAGACGGGAGGCTGGGGCTGGGGCAACGACGAGCTGCAGTACTACACCGACTCGACCGAGAACGCTGCGCACGACGGTGAGGGCAACATGGTCATCACCACGCGTGCCGTGGAAGACCCTGCGGCCTTGGGCCTGGAGTGCTGGTACGGACCGTGCGAGTTCACCTCTGCTCGCCTCATCACCGAGGGCAAGGTCGAAGCGCTCCACGGTCGCATCGAGGCGCGGGCGCAGATGCCCGATGGGGAGCCGGGGATCTGGCCGGCGATCTGGTCGCTCGGAAACGACTTCCGCGACGTCGGATGGCCGCAGACGGGTGAGATCGACGTGATGGAGTACGTTGGAAAGCTTCCCGACGAGATCTTCGGAACGATCCACGGTCCGGGGTACTCGGGTGGGAACGCCTACGGCCAGACCTACGACTTCGGCGAGGACCTCAGCAATCGCTGGCTGACCTTCGCGGTGGAGTGGGAGCCCGAGGAGATCCGCTGGTACGTCCAGCTCGAGGACGGCGAGGAGATCCTCTTCCACACCGCCACGCCCGAGGACGTGGCGCCCTCGGAGTGGGTGTACGAGCACGCATTCACGTTCCTGATGAACATGGCCGTCGGAGGCAACTTCGGTGGGCCGCTGGGTGCTGATCTGACGTTCCCGCAGGAGCTCAAGGTCGACTACCTGCGGGTTTATCAGGCCCCGGATGACGCGGAACGGTTCCGTGCCTCGTTCACCGACGACGTCGCCGGCTGGCGATACGTCGAGGTGCCCTTCGACGCCTTCGAGCGCAGCGACGAGCAGCCTGCGGGTGCGCCTGACGACGGACTGCAGCTGACGTCGGTCTCGGGCTACCGCCTGTCGACCGATGGAGCGGAGGCGGTGGCTGTGGACCGCCTGCAGGTGCTGACGGAGATCACGGACCCCGTCCCGGGTGTGGATCCGGGCCCCGACCCCGGCCCCGACCCGGGAACCGACCCCGGCGCCGGCCAGCCCGGCGTGCCCGGCGCCGGCGCTCCCGGCCAGCCCGCGGCCGGCGAGGGTCCGAGAGGCGTCCTGGGCGCGACCGGCGTCGAGGGGCCGTGGGCGGCGGTCGCTGCCGGTCTGACCCTGCTGCTGGCGGGTCTGGTCCTGGCCCTGCGTCGATTCGCGCGTCGACGTGATCTCGGAGGCTCCGAGGTCTGA
- a CDS encoding molybdopterin-dependent oxidoreductase, translating into MAKTDRARTRDGWLAAAAGAVAALLGAGLGELSAALIAPSSSPFAAIGGALIDAAPPWAKDTAIAWFGTADKIALLTGIAIVLLVVAAVAGLLERRRRPVGVAIAVALGVVGAAVALTRADAGPLSWLPSLIAGATMAVTLRTLVRMLPARPIARSDAPPPDAPLDNPAQMDRRRFLAWTGGAAAIGLVAVLGATLVSGGSRAVAAIRAALRLPQPAVAASPVPAGAELNISGLADVITPNESFYRIDTALVVPQVDPADWSLRIHGLVQNEVTLTWDELVALPLEEGYATMSCVSNEVGGTLIGNALWLGYPIRELLSRARPTADADMVLSRSIDGFTASTPLEALTDPGRWSILAVGMNGEPLPLEHGFPVRMVVPGLYGYVSATKWVVDLEVTRFDRATAYWTDRGWSERGPVKLQSRIDVPRPGQGLSAGDTVIAGVAWQPHVGVSRVEVQVDDGPWEEATLATAISDDTWVQWSLPWRATAGRHVLRCRATNVLGETQTSEVAGVVPDGATGWHEFPVDVF; encoded by the coding sequence GTGGCGAAGACCGATCGCGCGAGAACCCGGGACGGATGGCTCGCCGCGGCGGCCGGCGCCGTTGCGGCGCTTCTCGGTGCGGGCCTGGGTGAACTCTCCGCAGCGCTGATCGCGCCGTCATCCAGTCCCTTCGCCGCCATCGGCGGTGCGCTCATCGACGCCGCTCCCCCCTGGGCGAAAGACACCGCGATCGCGTGGTTCGGCACGGCCGACAAGATCGCCCTGCTCACCGGGATCGCCATCGTGCTGCTCGTCGTCGCCGCAGTCGCCGGTCTTCTCGAGCGACGCCGCCGGCCGGTCGGGGTGGCGATCGCCGTCGCCCTCGGCGTCGTCGGCGCCGCTGTGGCGCTCACCCGCGCCGACGCCGGCCCGCTGTCATGGCTTCCCTCGCTCATCGCCGGCGCCACGATGGCCGTGACGCTGCGGACGCTGGTGCGGATGCTGCCCGCGCGGCCGATCGCCCGATCAGACGCGCCGCCCCCGGATGCTCCGCTCGACAACCCTGCGCAGATGGACCGCCGGCGTTTTCTCGCCTGGACGGGAGGCGCCGCCGCGATCGGACTCGTCGCCGTGCTCGGCGCGACGCTGGTGAGCGGCGGCAGCCGTGCGGTCGCGGCGATCCGCGCGGCGCTTCGGCTGCCGCAACCGGCTGTCGCGGCATCCCCTGTTCCCGCCGGCGCCGAACTGAACATCTCGGGGCTCGCGGACGTGATCACCCCGAACGAGTCGTTCTACCGCATCGACACCGCACTGGTCGTCCCCCAGGTCGATCCGGCCGACTGGTCGCTTCGCATCCACGGACTCGTTCAGAACGAGGTCACCCTCACCTGGGACGAGCTCGTCGCGCTTCCCCTCGAAGAGGGGTACGCCACGATGTCGTGCGTGTCGAACGAGGTCGGCGGAACCCTCATCGGCAACGCGCTGTGGCTCGGGTATCCGATCCGCGAACTGCTCTCCCGGGCCCGCCCGACGGCGGACGCCGACATGGTGCTCTCACGGTCGATCGACGGGTTCACGGCGTCGACGCCGCTGGAGGCGCTCACCGATCCCGGACGATGGTCGATCCTCGCCGTCGGCATGAACGGCGAGCCCCTGCCCCTCGAGCACGGGTTCCCGGTGCGGATGGTCGTACCGGGCCTGTACGGCTACGTCTCGGCGACGAAGTGGGTCGTCGACCTCGAGGTCACCCGGTTCGACCGGGCGACCGCATACTGGACCGACCGCGGGTGGTCCGAGCGCGGTCCGGTCAAGCTGCAATCGCGCATCGACGTGCCGCGTCCCGGTCAGGGGTTGAGCGCGGGCGACACCGTCATCGCGGGTGTCGCCTGGCAGCCGCACGTCGGCGTCTCGCGTGTGGAGGTGCAGGTCGACGACGGGCCCTGGGAGGAGGCGACCCTCGCCACGGCCATCTCGGATGACACGTGGGTGCAGTGGAGTCTGCCGTGGCGGGCCACCGCGGGGCGTCATGTGCTGCGCTGCCGCGCCACGAACGTGCTCGGTGAGACGCAGACGTCGGAGGTCGCCGGTGTCGTACCCGATGGCGCGACGGGATGGCACGAATTCCCCGTCGACGTCTTCTGA
- a CDS encoding dihydroxy-acid dehydratase, which produces MPELRSNLPPTSALGIARRAQWRSLGIAAADLAKPKVAIVNTSSDLAACYAHLDDIVPVLKTELREHGLLPFEIRTVAPSDFVTSAGRAGRYILPSRDLIVDDIEAAVEGAKLDAMICLSSCDKTTPAHLMAAGRLNIPTVIIPCGYQHSGLAEGREADVEEVFLLAAQAAVTGAPTDHLADLADDAILGPGVCAGLATANSMHMVAEALGMAMPGSAPVRANSERMWVGVRASAAALSDLIARDVRPRDIITPGAITNAVRTMLAVGGSMNTIKHLQAIAIESGLDVDVWELFRTLGRQTPLLAAVRPNGPWLVEQFEDAGGGATVLRELRPLLAGDEMTIAGTTVAENANRAPAADGTVIRSIADPFGTDPAISVLRGSLAPGGAVAKRPVPDPGPHRFRGPARVFGNRDEAIAAIADGRLRRGDVAVIRGIGVAGAPGMGLTSAFIFALHARGLAEHVALVTDGQFSGLVNQGISIGEVSPEAAADGPLGRVQDGDIIDIDLADGRVDLLVPAEELAAREPYRAPVERDTGGGMLDHYEQLVQPLNCGAVLCARPNADLCARRDTARGATGPEAALHRTTKEIA; this is translated from the coding sequence ATGCCCGAGCTGAGAAGCAATCTGCCGCCCACGTCCGCGCTCGGAATAGCCCGCCGCGCTCAATGGCGGTCGCTCGGGATCGCGGCGGCGGACCTCGCCAAGCCAAAAGTGGCGATCGTAAACACGTCGTCCGACCTGGCGGCGTGTTACGCGCATCTCGACGACATCGTCCCGGTCCTCAAAACCGAACTGCGCGAACACGGGCTTCTTCCGTTCGAGATACGCACAGTCGCCCCCTCGGACTTCGTCACGAGCGCAGGACGCGCCGGCCGCTACATCCTCCCGAGCCGCGACCTGATCGTCGACGACATCGAAGCGGCTGTGGAGGGCGCGAAGCTCGACGCAATGATCTGTCTGAGCTCGTGCGACAAGACGACCCCTGCGCATCTGATGGCTGCGGGCCGCTTGAACATACCGACCGTCATCATCCCCTGCGGGTACCAGCATTCCGGTCTCGCCGAAGGCCGCGAGGCCGACGTGGAAGAGGTGTTCCTTCTCGCTGCCCAGGCGGCCGTCACCGGCGCACCGACCGACCATCTCGCCGACCTCGCCGACGACGCGATCCTCGGACCGGGCGTATGCGCGGGTCTGGCGACGGCGAACTCGATGCACATGGTCGCCGAGGCGCTCGGCATGGCGATGCCGGGGTCCGCGCCTGTTCGCGCGAACAGTGAGCGGATGTGGGTGGGCGTCCGCGCGTCTGCAGCCGCGCTCTCCGACCTGATCGCTCGCGACGTGCGGCCCCGCGACATCATCACCCCCGGAGCGATCACAAATGCGGTGAGGACCATGCTCGCTGTCGGCGGCTCGATGAACACCATCAAGCACCTGCAGGCGATCGCCATCGAGTCCGGGCTGGACGTCGACGTGTGGGAGCTGTTCCGGACGCTCGGGCGGCAGACGCCCCTGCTGGCGGCGGTGCGACCGAACGGCCCGTGGCTCGTGGAGCAGTTCGAGGATGCCGGAGGCGGGGCGACCGTCCTGCGTGAGTTGCGTCCGCTTCTCGCGGGCGACGAGATGACGATCGCGGGGACGACCGTCGCCGAGAACGCGAACCGCGCTCCGGCGGCGGACGGCACGGTCATCCGGTCCATCGCTGATCCGTTCGGCACGGACCCGGCGATCTCCGTCCTGCGGGGATCCCTCGCGCCTGGCGGCGCCGTGGCCAAACGACCGGTGCCCGATCCCGGACCGCACCGGTTCCGAGGTCCGGCACGCGTGTTCGGCAATCGCGATGAGGCGATCGCCGCGATCGCCGACGGCCGACTCCGTCGGGGCGACGTCGCGGTCATCCGCGGCATCGGCGTCGCCGGCGCGCCCGGAATGGGGCTGACGTCCGCGTTCATCTTCGCCCTCCACGCGCGCGGTCTGGCCGAGCACGTCGCGCTCGTGACCGACGGGCAGTTCAGCGGCCTCGTCAACCAGGGCATCTCCATCGGTGAGGTTTCGCCCGAGGCGGCCGCCGACGGACCGCTGGGCCGCGTGCAAGACGGCGACATCATCGACATCGACCTCGCAGACGGGCGTGTCGACTTGCTCGTGCCCGCCGAGGAGCTCGCAGCGAGGGAACCGTACCGGGCTCCGGTCGAGCGCGACACCGGCGGCGGAATGCTCGATCACTACGAGCAGCTCGTGCAGCCACTCAACTGCGGCGCGGTGCTCTGCGCACGGCCGAACGCCGACCTGTGCGCACGACGGGATACCGCCCGCGGCGCAACCGGGCCCGAAGCCGCTCTGCATCGCACGACGAAGGAGATCGCATGA
- a CDS encoding FAD-dependent oxidoreductase yields the protein MNTTSIRIPAVDVPVIGEYDVVVVGGGPAGLFAAASAGRAGRSTLLIERYGFLGGAGTMGGLSTFCGLHARVYGDDMRVIRGLTDELLDRLEVLDGLNPPHLSVDNRIMAQAFDISAYKIAADELMGASGVDLLFHATAVGTVMDGNRIDAIIIESKSGRQAVRGRMFIDGSGDADLAVWAGAPVERSEHLLYPSLMFRINGVDPVAAGPAWKTIRRVMEEAEEAGTHRFPRKKPIVRPQRHPIEWRSNLTQLSNDDGSAVDGTDVRQLTHGELQGRQQVKHTFAFIRERTPGFEESYVVDIAPQIGIRETRRIVGSYSLTEEDILGCADFDDTIGVNGWPVEAHVAGDVEFRFADSASRGFNQMPYRMLVPQGVPNLLVAGRCASMSQRGQSSGRVTGPCFVMGQAAGTAADLALASDTDVASVDVGLLQQRLVAAGAYLGTELPSASMVVPTPA from the coding sequence ATGAACACCACCAGCATCCGAATCCCGGCCGTCGATGTGCCGGTCATCGGCGAGTACGACGTCGTGGTCGTCGGGGGCGGACCCGCCGGACTGTTCGCCGCGGCCTCGGCCGGTCGCGCAGGCCGGTCGACGCTTCTCATTGAACGGTACGGCTTCCTCGGGGGCGCAGGAACGATGGGCGGCCTCAGCACCTTCTGCGGACTGCACGCCCGGGTATACGGCGATGACATGCGGGTGATTCGCGGACTGACCGACGAGTTGCTCGATCGTCTCGAGGTGCTCGACGGGCTCAATCCTCCTCACCTGAGCGTCGACAACCGCATCATGGCGCAGGCCTTCGACATCTCGGCGTACAAGATCGCCGCCGATGAGCTGATGGGCGCCTCCGGCGTTGACCTGCTCTTCCATGCCACGGCTGTGGGGACGGTGATGGACGGCAACCGGATCGATGCGATCATCATCGAGTCGAAGTCCGGCCGCCAAGCGGTCCGCGGGCGCATGTTCATCGACGGATCGGGTGACGCCGATCTCGCGGTGTGGGCCGGCGCTCCCGTGGAGCGGTCCGAGCATCTGCTCTACCCCTCGCTGATGTTCCGGATCAACGGCGTCGACCCGGTCGCAGCGGGGCCCGCGTGGAAGACGATCCGACGAGTCATGGAAGAGGCTGAGGAGGCGGGCACGCACCGGTTCCCACGTAAGAAGCCGATCGTCAGACCGCAGCGTCACCCGATCGAGTGGCGTTCCAACCTCACGCAGCTCAGCAATGACGACGGAAGCGCGGTCGACGGCACCGACGTGAGGCAGCTGACCCACGGGGAACTGCAGGGACGGCAACAGGTCAAGCACACGTTCGCATTCATCCGTGAGCGCACACCAGGGTTCGAAGAGTCTTACGTCGTCGACATCGCCCCGCAGATCGGGATCCGCGAAACGAGGCGGATCGTCGGTTCCTACAGTCTGACGGAGGAAGACATCCTCGGCTGCGCGGATTTCGACGACACGATCGGCGTGAACGGGTGGCCGGTCGAGGCGCACGTCGCAGGCGACGTCGAGTTCCGGTTCGCCGACAGTGCGAGCCGGGGCTTCAACCAGATGCCGTACCGCATGCTGGTGCCGCAGGGCGTACCGAACCTCCTGGTCGCCGGCAGATGCGCATCGATGTCTCAGCGTGGCCAATCCTCCGGACGGGTCACGGGTCCGTGCTTCGTCATGGGGCAGGCAGCAGGCACTGCCGCCGATCTGGCGCTCGCCTCGGACACTGACGTCGCCAGCGTGGATGTCGGCCTTCTGCAGCAGCGGCTCGTCGCCGCCGGTGCCTACCTGGGCACGGAGTTGCCGTCTGCGTCGATGGTCGTTCCGACGCCAGCTTGA
- a CDS encoding IclR family transcriptional regulator: MAEERSRDRIQSVERAVAVLRAFGGDDAALSVSGVADRVGLPRPVVRRILLTFEHLGYVRVQNGRWSLTARILELGAGYFASSSLPEIAHPVMSDVVARTGETCSLGVLDGYDVIHVARVEERRPLPDAVRVGMRLPAHATAVGRVLLASLDPVSRERYLDDQRRERFTPRTIVEAAPLRTHLEDVRRRGYDLSLEELHPGMIAAAVPVVVDGSVVAALTVSSTTVRSDADSLTAEIVPVLREAAAEIAARHRAANPHLFRSGQAGVGTTIDADGNSVPR, from the coding sequence TTGGCCGAAGAACGATCACGCGACCGTATCCAGAGCGTCGAGCGTGCGGTTGCGGTGTTGAGGGCCTTCGGCGGCGATGACGCTGCGCTCAGTGTGAGCGGCGTGGCCGATCGGGTCGGACTGCCTCGCCCGGTGGTCCGACGCATCCTGCTCACCTTCGAGCACCTCGGTTACGTCCGGGTGCAGAACGGCAGGTGGAGTCTGACCGCACGCATTCTGGAACTGGGCGCCGGGTACTTCGCATCATCGTCGCTGCCGGAGATCGCCCACCCCGTCATGTCTGACGTCGTGGCCCGGACGGGTGAGACGTGCAGCCTGGGGGTGCTCGACGGCTACGACGTCATCCACGTCGCGCGTGTGGAAGAGAGGCGCCCGCTGCCGGACGCGGTGCGCGTCGGTATGCGGCTCCCTGCTCACGCCACGGCTGTGGGCCGAGTCCTGCTCGCGAGCCTGGACCCGGTGTCGAGGGAGCGTTACCTCGATGACCAGCGTCGCGAGCGCTTCACGCCCCGGACGATCGTCGAAGCCGCACCCCTGCGGACGCATCTCGAGGATGTTCGCCGCCGCGGGTACGACCTGTCACTCGAGGAGCTCCATCCCGGCATGATCGCCGCGGCAGTGCCGGTGGTCGTAGACGGCAGCGTTGTGGCGGCGCTCACTGTGTCTTCGACGACGGTGAGATCGGATGCCGACTCCCTCACTGCCGAGATCGTGCCGGTGTTGCGCGAGGCCGCGGCAGAGATCGCCGCACGCCACCGCGCCGCGAACCCCCACCTCTTCCGTTCCGGTCAAGCTGGCGTCGGAACGACCATCGACGCAGACGGCAACTCCGTGCCCAGGTAG
- a CDS encoding ABC transporter permease, giving the protein MSQTTRTHEPTSAPGARTTVDDAPTTPVAVQRRQPQGRMLKILPWIVTPSLVILIIVAWQLYVTLGDVNPFVFPPPAAVGQAFVVLVTDPATWAELGITVSEILIGFAVAVILGVVVGVVLGKLPWLELSIRPLIVISQVAPKVAFIPLFVIWFGFGMTSKIVLAALLAFFPVMLNVLLGVRSVEQGQREVMSSLNASRAQTFTQLELRSLQPYLFAGMEVGIVLATTGAIVGEYLGGSEGLGAMVVRAMNSLDAARTFALILLLALIGLVLYLIVNEAKRFFIPWHESVYGLRSET; this is encoded by the coding sequence ATGTCCCAGACGACCCGGACACATGAGCCGACCAGCGCCCCCGGCGCCCGCACGACGGTCGATGATGCGCCGACGACTCCCGTCGCGGTGCAGCGCCGGCAGCCGCAGGGGCGGATGCTGAAGATCCTCCCGTGGATCGTCACCCCGTCGCTGGTGATCCTGATCATCGTGGCCTGGCAGCTTTACGTCACGCTCGGCGACGTGAACCCGTTCGTCTTCCCTCCGCCGGCCGCGGTCGGGCAGGCCTTCGTGGTTCTCGTCACCGATCCTGCGACCTGGGCCGAGCTCGGCATCACCGTGAGCGAGATCCTCATTGGATTCGCCGTGGCGGTCATCCTCGGCGTCGTCGTCGGAGTGGTGCTCGGAAAGCTTCCCTGGCTCGAACTGAGCATCCGTCCTCTGATCGTCATCTCCCAGGTCGCGCCGAAAGTGGCGTTCATCCCGCTCTTCGTCATCTGGTTCGGGTTCGGGATGACCTCGAAGATCGTGCTCGCTGCGCTTCTGGCCTTCTTCCCCGTCATGCTGAATGTGCTCCTGGGCGTTCGGTCCGTCGAGCAGGGTCAGCGCGAGGTGATGAGCAGCCTGAACGCTTCGCGCGCCCAGACGTTCACCCAGCTCGAGCTGCGGAGCCTGCAGCCCTACCTCTTCGCCGGGATGGAGGTCGGCATCGTGCTGGCCACGACCGGAGCCATCGTGGGCGAGTACCTGGGAGGCAGCGAGGGACTCGGTGCGATGGTGGTGAGAGCGATGAATTCGCTGGATGCCGCGAGGACGTTCGCCTTGATCCTGCTGTTGGCGCTGATCGGACTCGTGCTCTACCTCATCGTCAATGAGGCCAAGAGGTTCTTCATCCCCTGGCACGAGTCGGTGTACGGACTGCGCTCTGAGACGTGA